In Apium graveolens cultivar Ventura chromosome 10, ASM990537v1, whole genome shotgun sequence, the following are encoded in one genomic region:
- the LOC141693298 gene encoding uncharacterized protein LOC141693298 isoform X1 yields the protein MKPHLSNANYSNKSNEQLCHNVPRGVRPNFQNVAPVQKNPHSSASFSFESDGRPILSKSYMNMQECSISLPLRQVCQPFQKNELLQNLEQKEEIQMEHQLNELSMHREFRKPLGNNMLDEYRIPQNDPEKEPLALIKHSNSASQQGVLPSTCYSPQEQQRINKPCQDLLRIAHLPEVTSPLKANAVKEEPLDSTSPGLHACVDDWLIEAYMQIQMLRERYASEVEIIYKMVKDPCPETLSGASLTRYQKRIGVAKMIIRVLCTRKADLARYSKDKVRQHLNLIKWHLDAIRIKKHGELSHTEQHHPPADHSLSQLQRNRNLEVICSQLDQGLTNQHACSPQSSIQQGFSLLHENSISSLCADSFVGNALCSFQSSPKNLKQQSPTNHVIQINNGASPNLECQFGVEQGSPSLLHHGLGKSLHKQNTHSQQNLLPSNIVNSSVPTMSRLLTSSVNTSHGVKQKEINQILHTEKMWQPVQKPRIEKKMQQMVVQKEFSLQQHKLSIQSAGYSPQSLPSSQPATDQKKQSFCAETTLHLQRPLIPVEQFHTAIRNYTPAASSPEKSASPLCIEFDPESSLQSQPVRRLIKVVKSMSSEALHASLKDLNAVIDLVDNIATSTTSTESGYRILETFPVSSGSSSHDKVNRQISATASNSISSFSRGTYPKRVCNQAADMNSTATCKIKKQKIEKNRDIIGEIRAINLQLIETSLDVDLHLPEDAADAVGFGGGTIIKCSYNALGTLARCLRMQYASSQTQPDFIMRWLVPADYPHSSPMLLDTLPDGWSEASEDMSEKLVSKLNQSIRTLSHPISLEEMIRIWDASARAVFTEFVEGVVGKSLRSDLGTWEKSITTS from the exons ATGAAGCCTCATTTGTCTAATGCAAACTATTCAAATAAATCAAATGAACAGCTATGCCATAATGTTCCCCGTGGGGTACGTCCAAACTTTCAA AACGTGGCACCAGTGCAGAAGAATCCTCATAGTAGTGCTTCCTTTTCATTCGAATCAG ATGGACGGCCTATTCTTTCCAAAAGTTACATGAACATGCAAGAGTGTTCAATAAGTTTGCCTCTTCGACAGGTTTGCCAGCCATTTCAAAAAAATGAGCTCTTGCAGAACCTAGAACAAAAG GAAGAAATACAAATGGAGCACCAGCTAAATGAATTAAGCATGCATCGGGAATTTCGAAAGCCCCTGGGCAACAATATGCTAGATGAGTATCGTATACCACAGAATGACCCTGAGAAGGAACCATTGGCGCTGATTAAACATAGTAATTCAGCCTCACAGCAAGGAGTATTACCGAGTACTTGTTACAGTCCACAAGAGCAGCAGAGAATTAACAAACCATGTCAGGATCTGTTGCGCATTGCTCATTTACCTGAGGTTACATCACCTCTGAAGGCCAATGCTGTAAAGGAAG AACCATTGGACTCTACATCTCCCGGTCTACATGCTTGCGTGGATGATTGGTTAATTGAGGCCTACATGCAG ATACAGATGTTGCGGGAGAGGTACGCATCAGAAGTAGAAATAATTTATAAGATGGTCAAAGATCCATGCCCTGAG ACCCTCAGTGGAGCATCTTTAACAAGATACCAGAAAAGAATAGGTGTTGCAAAAATGATTATAAGGGTTCTGTGTACTAGGAAAGCTGACTTAGCTCGTTACTCAAAGGATAAAGTTAGGCAACATCTGAATTTGATCAAGTGGCATCTTGATGCAATTAGGATCAAGAAACATGGTGAGTTGAGCCATACTGAACAACATCATCCACCTGCTGATCATTCTTTATCTCAGTTGCAGAGAAATAGGAACTTGGAGGTGATATGTAGTCAGTTGGATCAAGGTTTGACAAACCAACACGCATGTTCACCACAATCATCAATACAGCAAGGGTTTTCACTTTTACATGAAAATTCGATAAGTTCACTCTGCGCTGACTCTTTTGTGGGGAATGCTTTGTGCTCATTCCAGAGCAGTCCTAAAAACTTAAAGCAGCAGTCTCCTACTAATCATGTGATACAAATAAACAATGGGGCTTCACCAAATTTGGAATGTCAGTTTGGTGTGGAGCAAGGAAGTCCAAGTCTGTTGCACCATGGTTTAGGGAAATCTCTACACAAACAGAATACGCATTCACAACAGAACCTATTGCCAAGTAACATTGTCAATTCATCAGTACCTACCATGAGCAGGCTTCTAACAAGTTCTGTTAATACTTCTCATGGCGTAAAACAAAAAGAAATAAACCAAATACTGCATACTGAGAAGATGTGGCAACCGGTACAAAAGCCGCGAATTGAGAAGAAAATGCAACAGATGGTAGTGCAAAAGGAATTCAGTCTTCAGCAGCACAAATTAAGCATCCAATCTGCAGGATATTCCCCTCAGTCATTGCCATCTTCCCAACCAGCTACTGATCAGAAGAAACAATCTTTTTGTGCAGAAACTACATTACACCTTCAAAGACCCCTTATACCAGTCGAACAATTTCATACAGCAATTCGGAACTATACTCCTGCTGCAAGCTCCCCAGAGAAATCAGCATCTCCTTTGTGCATAGAATTCGATCCAGAAAGTAGCCTACAATCGCAACCTGTCAGGCGCTTGATTAAAGTG GTTAAATCAATGTCTTCCGAGGCCTTACATGCCTCGTTAAAAGACTTAAATGCAGTAATCGATCTGGTTGATAATATTGCTACATCCACAACTTCTACTGAATCAGGATACCGGATACTAGAAACGTTTCCCGTCTCGAGTGGAAGCTCTTCACATGATAAAGTGAATCGACAAATAAGTGCAACAGCCTCTAATTCTATATCAAGTTTCAGCAGAGGTACATATCCTAAAAGGGTGTGCAACCAGGCAGCTGACATGAATTCAACTGCGACTTGTAAGATTAAGAAGCAAAAGATTGAG AAAAATAGAGATATTATAGGGGAGATTAGAGCAATAAACTTGCAGCTAATTGAAACCTCGTTAGATGTGGACTTACACTTGCCTGAAGATGCTGCTGATGCTGTTGGATTTGGTGGTGGAACAATTATTAAGTGTTCATATAATGCTCTGGGCACTCTTGCTAGATGCTTAAGAATGCAATATGCGTCCTCACAAACG CAGCCGGACTTTATCATGCGATGGCTTGTTCCTGCTGATTATCCTCACTCTTCGCCTATGCTACTAGACACGTTGCCTGACGGGTGGAG TGAAGCCTCCGAAGACATGTCAGAGAAGCTAGTGTCGAAACTTAATCAGTCAATCCGTACACTTTCACACCCAATATCTCTGGAAGAGATGATTAGAATCTGGGATGCTTCAGCACGGGCAGTTTTCACCGAGTTTGTCGAGGGCGTAGTGGGAAAATCGCTGCGCTCAGATTTAGGAACGTGGGAGAAGAGCATAACTACTTCGTGA
- the LOC141693298 gene encoding uncharacterized protein LOC141693298 isoform X4, which produces MNMQECSISLPLRQVCQPFQKNELLQNLEQKEEIQMEHQLNELSMHREFRKPLGNNMLDEYRIPQNDPEKEPLALIKHSNSASQQGVLPSTCYSPQEQQRINKPCQDLLRIAHLPEVTSPLKANAVKEEPLDSTSPGLHACVDDWLIEAYMQIQMLRERYASEVEIIYKMVKDPCPETLSGASLTRYQKRIGVAKMIIRVLCTRKADLARYSKDKVRQHLNLIKWHLDAIRIKKHGELSHTEQHHPPADHSLSQLQRNRNLEVICSQLDQGLTNQHACSPQSSIQQGFSLLHENSISSLCADSFVGNALCSFQSSPKNLKQQSPTNHVIQINNGASPNLECQFGVEQGSPSLLHHGLGKSLHKQNTHSQQNLLPSNIVNSSVPTMSRLLTSSVNTSHGVKQKEINQILHTEKMWQPVQKPRIEKKMQQMVVQKEFSLQQHKLSIQSAGYSPQSLPSSQPATDQKKQSFCAETTLHLQRPLIPVEQFHTAIRNYTPAASSPEKSASPLCIEFDPESSLQSQPVRRLIKVVKSMSSEALHASLKDLNAVIDLVDNIATSTTSTESGYRILETFPVSSGSSSHDKVNRQISATASNSISSFSRGTYPKRVCNQAADMNSTATCKIKKQKIEKNRDIIGEIRAINLQLIETSLDVDLHLPEDAADAVGFGGGTIIKCSYNALGTLARCLRMQYASSQTQPDFIMRWLVPADYPHSSPMLLDTLPDGWSEASEDMSEKLVSKLNQSIRTLSHPISLEEMIRIWDASARAVFTEFVEGVVGKSLRSDLGTWEKSITTS; this is translated from the exons ATGAACATGCAAGAGTGTTCAATAAGTTTGCCTCTTCGACAGGTTTGCCAGCCATTTCAAAAAAATGAGCTCTTGCAGAACCTAGAACAAAAG GAAGAAATACAAATGGAGCACCAGCTAAATGAATTAAGCATGCATCGGGAATTTCGAAAGCCCCTGGGCAACAATATGCTAGATGAGTATCGTATACCACAGAATGACCCTGAGAAGGAACCATTGGCGCTGATTAAACATAGTAATTCAGCCTCACAGCAAGGAGTATTACCGAGTACTTGTTACAGTCCACAAGAGCAGCAGAGAATTAACAAACCATGTCAGGATCTGTTGCGCATTGCTCATTTACCTGAGGTTACATCACCTCTGAAGGCCAATGCTGTAAAGGAAG AACCATTGGACTCTACATCTCCCGGTCTACATGCTTGCGTGGATGATTGGTTAATTGAGGCCTACATGCAG ATACAGATGTTGCGGGAGAGGTACGCATCAGAAGTAGAAATAATTTATAAGATGGTCAAAGATCCATGCCCTGAG ACCCTCAGTGGAGCATCTTTAACAAGATACCAGAAAAGAATAGGTGTTGCAAAAATGATTATAAGGGTTCTGTGTACTAGGAAAGCTGACTTAGCTCGTTACTCAAAGGATAAAGTTAGGCAACATCTGAATTTGATCAAGTGGCATCTTGATGCAATTAGGATCAAGAAACATGGTGAGTTGAGCCATACTGAACAACATCATCCACCTGCTGATCATTCTTTATCTCAGTTGCAGAGAAATAGGAACTTGGAGGTGATATGTAGTCAGTTGGATCAAGGTTTGACAAACCAACACGCATGTTCACCACAATCATCAATACAGCAAGGGTTTTCACTTTTACATGAAAATTCGATAAGTTCACTCTGCGCTGACTCTTTTGTGGGGAATGCTTTGTGCTCATTCCAGAGCAGTCCTAAAAACTTAAAGCAGCAGTCTCCTACTAATCATGTGATACAAATAAACAATGGGGCTTCACCAAATTTGGAATGTCAGTTTGGTGTGGAGCAAGGAAGTCCAAGTCTGTTGCACCATGGTTTAGGGAAATCTCTACACAAACAGAATACGCATTCACAACAGAACCTATTGCCAAGTAACATTGTCAATTCATCAGTACCTACCATGAGCAGGCTTCTAACAAGTTCTGTTAATACTTCTCATGGCGTAAAACAAAAAGAAATAAACCAAATACTGCATACTGAGAAGATGTGGCAACCGGTACAAAAGCCGCGAATTGAGAAGAAAATGCAACAGATGGTAGTGCAAAAGGAATTCAGTCTTCAGCAGCACAAATTAAGCATCCAATCTGCAGGATATTCCCCTCAGTCATTGCCATCTTCCCAACCAGCTACTGATCAGAAGAAACAATCTTTTTGTGCAGAAACTACATTACACCTTCAAAGACCCCTTATACCAGTCGAACAATTTCATACAGCAATTCGGAACTATACTCCTGCTGCAAGCTCCCCAGAGAAATCAGCATCTCCTTTGTGCATAGAATTCGATCCAGAAAGTAGCCTACAATCGCAACCTGTCAGGCGCTTGATTAAAGTG GTTAAATCAATGTCTTCCGAGGCCTTACATGCCTCGTTAAAAGACTTAAATGCAGTAATCGATCTGGTTGATAATATTGCTACATCCACAACTTCTACTGAATCAGGATACCGGATACTAGAAACGTTTCCCGTCTCGAGTGGAAGCTCTTCACATGATAAAGTGAATCGACAAATAAGTGCAACAGCCTCTAATTCTATATCAAGTTTCAGCAGAGGTACATATCCTAAAAGGGTGTGCAACCAGGCAGCTGACATGAATTCAACTGCGACTTGTAAGATTAAGAAGCAAAAGATTGAG AAAAATAGAGATATTATAGGGGAGATTAGAGCAATAAACTTGCAGCTAATTGAAACCTCGTTAGATGTGGACTTACACTTGCCTGAAGATGCTGCTGATGCTGTTGGATTTGGTGGTGGAACAATTATTAAGTGTTCATATAATGCTCTGGGCACTCTTGCTAGATGCTTAAGAATGCAATATGCGTCCTCACAAACG CAGCCGGACTTTATCATGCGATGGCTTGTTCCTGCTGATTATCCTCACTCTTCGCCTATGCTACTAGACACGTTGCCTGACGGGTGGAG TGAAGCCTCCGAAGACATGTCAGAGAAGCTAGTGTCGAAACTTAATCAGTCAATCCGTACACTTTCACACCCAATATCTCTGGAAGAGATGATTAGAATCTGGGATGCTTCAGCACGGGCAGTTTTCACCGAGTTTGTCGAGGGCGTAGTGGGAAAATCGCTGCGCTCAGATTTAGGAACGTGGGAGAAGAGCATAACTACTTCGTGA
- the LOC141693298 gene encoding uncharacterized protein LOC141693298 isoform X3, with translation MKPHLSNANYSNKSNEQLCHNVPRGNVAPVQKNPHSSASFSFESDGRPILSKSYMNMQECSISLPLRQVCQPFQKNELLQNLEQKEEIQMEHQLNELSMHREFRKPLGNNMLDEYRIPQNDPEKEPLALIKHSNSASQQGVLPSTCYSPQEQQRINKPCQDLLRIAHLPEVTSPLKANAVKEEPLDSTSPGLHACVDDWLIEAYMQIQMLRERYASEVEIIYKMVKDPCPETLSGASLTRYQKRIGVAKMIIRVLCTRKADLARYSKDKVRQHLNLIKWHLDAIRIKKHGELSHTEQHHPPADHSLSQLQRNRNLEVICSQLDQGLTNQHACSPQSSIQQGFSLLHENSISSLCADSFVGNALCSFQSSPKNLKQQSPTNHVIQINNGASPNLECQFGVEQGSPSLLHHGLGKSLHKQNTHSQQNLLPSNIVNSSVPTMSRLLTSSVNTSHGVKQKEINQILHTEKMWQPVQKPRIEKKMQQMVVQKEFSLQQHKLSIQSAGYSPQSLPSSQPATDQKKQSFCAETTLHLQRPLIPVEQFHTAIRNYTPAASSPEKSASPLCIEFDPESSLQSQPVRRLIKVVKSMSSEALHASLKDLNAVIDLVDNIATSTTSTESGYRILETFPVSSGSSSHDKVNRQISATASNSISSFSRGTYPKRVCNQAADMNSTATCKIKKQKIEKNRDIIGEIRAINLQLIETSLDVDLHLPEDAADAVGFGGGTIIKCSYNALGTLARCLRMQYASSQTQPDFIMRWLVPADYPHSSPMLLDTLPDGWSEASEDMSEKLVSKLNQSIRTLSHPISLEEMIRIWDASARAVFTEFVEGVVGKSLRSDLGTWEKSITTS, from the exons ATGAAGCCTCATTTGTCTAATGCAAACTATTCAAATAAATCAAATGAACAGCTATGCCATAATGTTCCCCGTGGG AACGTGGCACCAGTGCAGAAGAATCCTCATAGTAGTGCTTCCTTTTCATTCGAATCAG ATGGACGGCCTATTCTTTCCAAAAGTTACATGAACATGCAAGAGTGTTCAATAAGTTTGCCTCTTCGACAGGTTTGCCAGCCATTTCAAAAAAATGAGCTCTTGCAGAACCTAGAACAAAAG GAAGAAATACAAATGGAGCACCAGCTAAATGAATTAAGCATGCATCGGGAATTTCGAAAGCCCCTGGGCAACAATATGCTAGATGAGTATCGTATACCACAGAATGACCCTGAGAAGGAACCATTGGCGCTGATTAAACATAGTAATTCAGCCTCACAGCAAGGAGTATTACCGAGTACTTGTTACAGTCCACAAGAGCAGCAGAGAATTAACAAACCATGTCAGGATCTGTTGCGCATTGCTCATTTACCTGAGGTTACATCACCTCTGAAGGCCAATGCTGTAAAGGAAG AACCATTGGACTCTACATCTCCCGGTCTACATGCTTGCGTGGATGATTGGTTAATTGAGGCCTACATGCAG ATACAGATGTTGCGGGAGAGGTACGCATCAGAAGTAGAAATAATTTATAAGATGGTCAAAGATCCATGCCCTGAG ACCCTCAGTGGAGCATCTTTAACAAGATACCAGAAAAGAATAGGTGTTGCAAAAATGATTATAAGGGTTCTGTGTACTAGGAAAGCTGACTTAGCTCGTTACTCAAAGGATAAAGTTAGGCAACATCTGAATTTGATCAAGTGGCATCTTGATGCAATTAGGATCAAGAAACATGGTGAGTTGAGCCATACTGAACAACATCATCCACCTGCTGATCATTCTTTATCTCAGTTGCAGAGAAATAGGAACTTGGAGGTGATATGTAGTCAGTTGGATCAAGGTTTGACAAACCAACACGCATGTTCACCACAATCATCAATACAGCAAGGGTTTTCACTTTTACATGAAAATTCGATAAGTTCACTCTGCGCTGACTCTTTTGTGGGGAATGCTTTGTGCTCATTCCAGAGCAGTCCTAAAAACTTAAAGCAGCAGTCTCCTACTAATCATGTGATACAAATAAACAATGGGGCTTCACCAAATTTGGAATGTCAGTTTGGTGTGGAGCAAGGAAGTCCAAGTCTGTTGCACCATGGTTTAGGGAAATCTCTACACAAACAGAATACGCATTCACAACAGAACCTATTGCCAAGTAACATTGTCAATTCATCAGTACCTACCATGAGCAGGCTTCTAACAAGTTCTGTTAATACTTCTCATGGCGTAAAACAAAAAGAAATAAACCAAATACTGCATACTGAGAAGATGTGGCAACCGGTACAAAAGCCGCGAATTGAGAAGAAAATGCAACAGATGGTAGTGCAAAAGGAATTCAGTCTTCAGCAGCACAAATTAAGCATCCAATCTGCAGGATATTCCCCTCAGTCATTGCCATCTTCCCAACCAGCTACTGATCAGAAGAAACAATCTTTTTGTGCAGAAACTACATTACACCTTCAAAGACCCCTTATACCAGTCGAACAATTTCATACAGCAATTCGGAACTATACTCCTGCTGCAAGCTCCCCAGAGAAATCAGCATCTCCTTTGTGCATAGAATTCGATCCAGAAAGTAGCCTACAATCGCAACCTGTCAGGCGCTTGATTAAAGTG GTTAAATCAATGTCTTCCGAGGCCTTACATGCCTCGTTAAAAGACTTAAATGCAGTAATCGATCTGGTTGATAATATTGCTACATCCACAACTTCTACTGAATCAGGATACCGGATACTAGAAACGTTTCCCGTCTCGAGTGGAAGCTCTTCACATGATAAAGTGAATCGACAAATAAGTGCAACAGCCTCTAATTCTATATCAAGTTTCAGCAGAGGTACATATCCTAAAAGGGTGTGCAACCAGGCAGCTGACATGAATTCAACTGCGACTTGTAAGATTAAGAAGCAAAAGATTGAG AAAAATAGAGATATTATAGGGGAGATTAGAGCAATAAACTTGCAGCTAATTGAAACCTCGTTAGATGTGGACTTACACTTGCCTGAAGATGCTGCTGATGCTGTTGGATTTGGTGGTGGAACAATTATTAAGTGTTCATATAATGCTCTGGGCACTCTTGCTAGATGCTTAAGAATGCAATATGCGTCCTCACAAACG CAGCCGGACTTTATCATGCGATGGCTTGTTCCTGCTGATTATCCTCACTCTTCGCCTATGCTACTAGACACGTTGCCTGACGGGTGGAG TGAAGCCTCCGAAGACATGTCAGAGAAGCTAGTGTCGAAACTTAATCAGTCAATCCGTACACTTTCACACCCAATATCTCTGGAAGAGATGATTAGAATCTGGGATGCTTCAGCACGGGCAGTTTTCACCGAGTTTGTCGAGGGCGTAGTGGGAAAATCGCTGCGCTCAGATTTAGGAACGTGGGAGAAGAGCATAACTACTTCGTGA
- the LOC141693298 gene encoding uncharacterized protein LOC141693298 isoform X2 translates to MKPHLSNANYSNKSNEQLCHNVPRGVRPNFQNVAPVQKNPHSSASFSFESDGRPILSKSYMNMQECSISLPLRQVCQPFQKNELLQNLEQKEEIQMEHQLNELSMHREFRKPLGNNMLDEYRIPQNDPEKEPLALIKHSNSASQQGVLPSTCYSPQEQQRINKPCQDLLRIAHLPEVTSPLKANAVKEEPLDSTSPGLHACVDDWLIEAYMQIQMLRERYASEVEIIYKMVKDPCPETLSGASLTRYQKRIGVAKMIIRVLCTRKADLARYSKDKVRQHLNLIKWHLDAIRIKKHGELSHTEQHHPPADHSLSQLQRNRNLEVICSQLDQGLTNQHACSPQSSIQQGFSLLHENSISSLCADSFVGNALCSFQSSPKNLKQQSPTNHVIQINNGASPNLECQFGVEQGSPSLLHHGLGKSLHKQNTHSQQNLLPSNIVNSSVPTMSRLLTSSVNTSHGVKQKEINQILHTEKMWQPVQKPRIEKKMQQMVVQKEFSLQQHKLSIQSAGYSPQSLPSSQPATDQKKQSFCAETTLHLQRPLIPVEQFHTAIRNYTPAASSPEKSASPLCIEFDPESSLQSQPVRRLIKVVKSMSSEALHASLKDLNAVIDLVDNIATSTTSTESGYRILETFPVSSGSSSHDKVNRQISATASNSISSFSRGTYPKRVCNQAADMNSTATCKIKKQKIEKNRDIIGEIRAINLQLIETSLDVDLHLPEDAADAVGFGGGTIIKCSYNALGTLARCLRMQYASSQTPDFIMRWLVPADYPHSSPMLLDTLPDGWSEASEDMSEKLVSKLNQSIRTLSHPISLEEMIRIWDASARAVFTEFVEGVVGKSLRSDLGTWEKSITTS, encoded by the exons ATGAAGCCTCATTTGTCTAATGCAAACTATTCAAATAAATCAAATGAACAGCTATGCCATAATGTTCCCCGTGGGGTACGTCCAAACTTTCAA AACGTGGCACCAGTGCAGAAGAATCCTCATAGTAGTGCTTCCTTTTCATTCGAATCAG ATGGACGGCCTATTCTTTCCAAAAGTTACATGAACATGCAAGAGTGTTCAATAAGTTTGCCTCTTCGACAGGTTTGCCAGCCATTTCAAAAAAATGAGCTCTTGCAGAACCTAGAACAAAAG GAAGAAATACAAATGGAGCACCAGCTAAATGAATTAAGCATGCATCGGGAATTTCGAAAGCCCCTGGGCAACAATATGCTAGATGAGTATCGTATACCACAGAATGACCCTGAGAAGGAACCATTGGCGCTGATTAAACATAGTAATTCAGCCTCACAGCAAGGAGTATTACCGAGTACTTGTTACAGTCCACAAGAGCAGCAGAGAATTAACAAACCATGTCAGGATCTGTTGCGCATTGCTCATTTACCTGAGGTTACATCACCTCTGAAGGCCAATGCTGTAAAGGAAG AACCATTGGACTCTACATCTCCCGGTCTACATGCTTGCGTGGATGATTGGTTAATTGAGGCCTACATGCAG ATACAGATGTTGCGGGAGAGGTACGCATCAGAAGTAGAAATAATTTATAAGATGGTCAAAGATCCATGCCCTGAG ACCCTCAGTGGAGCATCTTTAACAAGATACCAGAAAAGAATAGGTGTTGCAAAAATGATTATAAGGGTTCTGTGTACTAGGAAAGCTGACTTAGCTCGTTACTCAAAGGATAAAGTTAGGCAACATCTGAATTTGATCAAGTGGCATCTTGATGCAATTAGGATCAAGAAACATGGTGAGTTGAGCCATACTGAACAACATCATCCACCTGCTGATCATTCTTTATCTCAGTTGCAGAGAAATAGGAACTTGGAGGTGATATGTAGTCAGTTGGATCAAGGTTTGACAAACCAACACGCATGTTCACCACAATCATCAATACAGCAAGGGTTTTCACTTTTACATGAAAATTCGATAAGTTCACTCTGCGCTGACTCTTTTGTGGGGAATGCTTTGTGCTCATTCCAGAGCAGTCCTAAAAACTTAAAGCAGCAGTCTCCTACTAATCATGTGATACAAATAAACAATGGGGCTTCACCAAATTTGGAATGTCAGTTTGGTGTGGAGCAAGGAAGTCCAAGTCTGTTGCACCATGGTTTAGGGAAATCTCTACACAAACAGAATACGCATTCACAACAGAACCTATTGCCAAGTAACATTGTCAATTCATCAGTACCTACCATGAGCAGGCTTCTAACAAGTTCTGTTAATACTTCTCATGGCGTAAAACAAAAAGAAATAAACCAAATACTGCATACTGAGAAGATGTGGCAACCGGTACAAAAGCCGCGAATTGAGAAGAAAATGCAACAGATGGTAGTGCAAAAGGAATTCAGTCTTCAGCAGCACAAATTAAGCATCCAATCTGCAGGATATTCCCCTCAGTCATTGCCATCTTCCCAACCAGCTACTGATCAGAAGAAACAATCTTTTTGTGCAGAAACTACATTACACCTTCAAAGACCCCTTATACCAGTCGAACAATTTCATACAGCAATTCGGAACTATACTCCTGCTGCAAGCTCCCCAGAGAAATCAGCATCTCCTTTGTGCATAGAATTCGATCCAGAAAGTAGCCTACAATCGCAACCTGTCAGGCGCTTGATTAAAGTG GTTAAATCAATGTCTTCCGAGGCCTTACATGCCTCGTTAAAAGACTTAAATGCAGTAATCGATCTGGTTGATAATATTGCTACATCCACAACTTCTACTGAATCAGGATACCGGATACTAGAAACGTTTCCCGTCTCGAGTGGAAGCTCTTCACATGATAAAGTGAATCGACAAATAAGTGCAACAGCCTCTAATTCTATATCAAGTTTCAGCAGAGGTACATATCCTAAAAGGGTGTGCAACCAGGCAGCTGACATGAATTCAACTGCGACTTGTAAGATTAAGAAGCAAAAGATTGAG AAAAATAGAGATATTATAGGGGAGATTAGAGCAATAAACTTGCAGCTAATTGAAACCTCGTTAGATGTGGACTTACACTTGCCTGAAGATGCTGCTGATGCTGTTGGATTTGGTGGTGGAACAATTATTAAGTGTTCATATAATGCTCTGGGCACTCTTGCTAGATGCTTAAGAATGCAATATGCGTCCTCACAAACG CCGGACTTTATCATGCGATGGCTTGTTCCTGCTGATTATCCTCACTCTTCGCCTATGCTACTAGACACGTTGCCTGACGGGTGGAG TGAAGCCTCCGAAGACATGTCAGAGAAGCTAGTGTCGAAACTTAATCAGTCAATCCGTACACTTTCACACCCAATATCTCTGGAAGAGATGATTAGAATCTGGGATGCTTCAGCACGGGCAGTTTTCACCGAGTTTGTCGAGGGCGTAGTGGGAAAATCGCTGCGCTCAGATTTAGGAACGTGGGAGAAGAGCATAACTACTTCGTGA